A window of Candidatus Nitrospira allomarina genomic DNA:
ATAACCTTGCTGAATTTCCGCTTGCGCAATTGCAGCACCAGATCATTGGTCTCCGGCCCGTAAACTTTATGCGGATTCACAACGATGGTTTGACCGTCTGCAATGTATGGCTTGAATCGCTCGAGCCAATCCGCACCGGAGTCTGTAAAATTTTCCAAACTTAACGGATCGACACGATCGAACATGTTGATACTGTGCATCACCGCTTCCAATGTGCCTTCAAACGCCCATCCATGATCCGAGGGGTAGTAGTAGTGAGGTGAAACAAAGACCTGGATTCCCGTCTGTTTGGCGGTTTGAAAAAGTGTGTCTAGATGCTCAACAGTGTTGTTCTCGGTCACGCTTTCGCCGACCACGCTCCACGCAACGCCTCCTGGGCTTAAAAAATCATTCTGGGGGTCGGTAACGACTAGGGCCGTCTGATCAGGAATAAAGTCCATGCCTGGGTTGGGAAATGCCATGATCAATCTCCTTTTTGAATAGGTGAATAGTATTTTGGATTAGGTGTGGTAATACCGCTCATGGATGATCTTGCCGTCCTGCCATTTGGCGACCACCACCTGTTCAACATGAACCGGCGTACCATCCCTTGCGATCCAATCCATGACGGTTTCATAAAATGTCACATCCTTGCCCACGCCTTTGGCCGTGACATCGAACCGTTGCCATTTTTTCACCGTGCTGAGAAATTGTTTCTCCCGTTCCAAATTGGCACTGCGCCCCACCGTCGGGGACTCATTGTTTTCCTGCATCGCCGCATCGTCCGCATAGAATTCATTGATGGCATCCAGAATGCGGCCTTCCCGGATGTATGCAAACAAGTCCTCCAGTCTGTCTTGAAGGTTAAGGGCAGTTTGTGTGGTCATGGTTTTTCTCCTTTCATGACAGGAATGATTGAGTAATGGTGGTTCTGAATTTAGACCTGGACGGTTTTAGACCCTGGCTTCCAGCCCGGAAACCGCAGGGAAGTCCACCTCTGTCCCGGCCACGTGGTTGAAATAATTGGTAAACAGTGTCAGCCCGATATTGGCCAGGATCTCTGTGATCTCCCCGTCCGTAAACCCGGCCTTGCGGAGTTTGGCAACCTCTTCGTCCGTAACCTGTCCCCGGTTCGACACCATCTGCCGCGTAAACTCCAGGGCCGTGGCCTCCTTGGTGTCGAGTGATTCCCCGCGCCGGCTGTCACTGATAGCCTCCTCACTGAGCCCCATGGTTCGGCCAATAGCCGAGTGGGCCGCGAGGCAATACCGGCAGTCATTGACCTCGGAAACGGTCAGGGCAATTTGTTCGCGAAACTTCGCCGAAAGATGGCCTTTCGAGAGGGCTCCCGAAAAATCGAGATA
This region includes:
- a CDS encoding cysteine hydrolase, coding for MAFPNPGMDFIPDQTALVVTDPQNDFLSPGGVAWSVVGESVTENNTVEHLDTLFQTAKQTGIQVFVSPHYYYPSDHGWAFEGTLEAVMHSINMFDRVDPLSLENFTDSGADWLERFKPYIADGQTIVVNPHKVYGPETNDLVLQLRKRKFSKVILAGMSSNLCVESHMRELMEQGFEVAVVKDATAGAKVPEGDGYKSALVNYRMIANTVLTTEEIVNRLHDSVAAV
- a CDS encoding SnoaL-like domain-containing protein, with protein sequence MTTQTALNLQDRLEDLFAYIREGRILDAINEFYADDAAMQENNESPTVGRSANLEREKQFLSTVKKWQRFDVTAKGVGKDVTFYETVMDWIARDGTPVHVEQVVVAKWQDGKIIHERYYHT
- a CDS encoding carboxymuconolactone decarboxylase family protein, translating into MPRLPALNPKTATGQAQRLLKGVESKLGFAPNIMRTMANSPAVLQGYLDFSGALSKGHLSAKFREQIALTVSEVNDCRYCLAAHSAIGRTMGLSEEAISDSRRGESLDTKEATALEFTRQMVSNRGQVTDEEVAKLRKAGFTDGEITEILANIGLTLFTNYFNHVAGTEVDFPAVSGLEARV